Within the Butyrivibrio sp. AE3004 genome, the region ATGTAAAATCATAAACTGTTTCCATATCATCCTCCTGTAAAAAAAATAGTAAAACAAAATCCGAAAAATATCCGCATATCCCCATTGCGGTATTTCATATGGCATATTTGCTTTATTGGACACAGGAGCGTAGGCTCCTGTGCCCTAAAGGTAAATAGGCCTTAATTAGTTAGGTATTACAAGCTCCTCGTAAGCAATCTCAACAGTTTCAATTGCAACATCACTGTTCTTTGCATCAAGATCAGGTGCATTGTACTTTGTTACCCATGCATTGGTCAGTGTCCACTGAACCGTACCTGTAGCTGATGTCACTGTTGCTGTAGGTGCTCCTCCGTTAATATCGATAAGCTCGATAATAACGTTATGACGCGGAGGTAATCCTCTGGTCTCACTTACACAATCCATAACCCAGGTTTTAAATGCACTCGAAAGAATATAACCCATCTTAAGAGTAACATTACCATGCTTTACAAGTCCCGGAAGTTTTACGGGTGCAAGTGAACCTGAATTTCCCTGACGAAACTCAATTACATCTACTGATGCCTCAACTCCCGTAACCTCTGAAAAGGCTGCCGTTCCTGAGATAGAATCTACTGTCACGATGAAATTCATTTTAGTTAATGGATAGGCAGATCCTTTACCATTTTCATAAGCAGTAGCCATAATCTAAGACTCCTTTCAATTATCATTCCCGATTGCTATTATTCTTCTGCGCCACCACCGGCTTCAGCGGTATGCTGTGTTACCCTGAAGATGACGAATTCAGCAGGACGGGATGGTGCTATACCAATGTTACAAATAAGTCTTCCGTTCATGATGTCATCCTTACTCATGGTAGATGGTCCGATGTCTACGAAAAAGCTCTCTGCAGCTGATTCACCTGCCAGCATTCCATTTCTCCAAAGTCCGTCAAGGAAATTGGAAATAGTAAGATTGACTCTCTGCCAAAGAGTAGAATCATTAGGCTCAAATACAACCCAGTTTGTATTTTTCTTGATACTCTCTTCCACATAGATGAACAGTCTTCTGACATTGACATATTTAAAGGAGCTGTTGCTGGAAGCAGTTCTTGCGCCCCAAATACGGATACCCTGTCCGGGAAGTGATCTGATAAGGTTTACGCCCTCAGGATTAAGGAAATCCTGTTCTTCCTTGGTGTAGTTAACAGAAAGACCTGTGCAGAATACTACCTCGTTAGCAGGTGCCTTGTGTACACCACGATCTATATCTGTTCTTGCGAATACGCCCATTACCGCACCTGACGGAGGGAAGAAATCCGGCTTGTTGGATGATCTGTCGTAAGCCTTTATCCAGGGATGATACATAGCACAATAGGTTGAATCCACTATCTGTCTGTAGTTTAAAAGATCCTGCACTTTGTAGCTGTCCCTTGGCATATCAAGTACCGCAAAGCGGCTGCCCAGCTTCTCGCAATGTCCGACCAGTGACACTATTACTTCCGGAATTGTGACACCGGGAATTGCAAGCATACTGATGAGATTATTATCAACAAATGACTGCAGTCCTGAACGTTTGCCGGGGCCGTTGTCCTCTCCGATGAAAGTGCCTGCATCAACCTTCGATACAGAACCGTCGGCACCGCCTTCAAGATAGAAGATTCCATCAGTCTGGCCTTCTCCCAGAATAGCTTCAACAGGATTTCCTGTTTCCTTCGGGAGTGCAACTTCAATCTTGATTATTTCACTTGAATCAAGTCTTGATCCGATATATCTCGGTGATTCAATGTTAAGTGAAAGATCCTGATAGTTTTCCGTTTCATCTGAGTAACGTACAGTCATATCAATGGTAACAAGATATAAAACTGATTTTGGTACAAGTCCCGGATCTATTACTGTATCCGGAAGCTCGTCTTCAAAGGTTACTTCCCTGTCGAAGATTGTCTTGATCTTGGTATATGTACCCTCGAACTCGACAATATCTCCTTCTCTGAAACCTTCGATTGATCTTGCAATGTAAGCAGTCTCTGTTTTCTCAGTAAGCTGAAGTTTCTTTCTCTTACTTGTTGATACTGCTATCTGCACCTTATTTCCCCATGCTCCGGGGCTTGAAGCAGTTACTGTAAGGATACCCTTCTTTGCAGTTGCCTCTTTTGCATCCTTTGGAGCAACACGCATTACAAAGCATTTTGTTCCGCCGTTTTCAAAAAACTGTTCAACACTGTTAGCAAGAAAACGATATTCTCCGTAACCAAATTCAGTAAGATAGCCACCAAAGTTCTGTTTAAAACTCTTCATGTTCGTAATGAGAACAGGTGCTCCAACAATAGGGCCTTTCTCCGCAAGTCCGATAAAGCCAGCTGTAGATGTACCAACGCCTTCGATACTGCGGGGAGAATTATCATATTCTTCAACGTATACGCCTGGTGAAAAATACTCTGCCATATACTTTACCTCTCTTTTTGATTTACTGTGCGGTCGCTTTTACCTGAGCCGGATTAACGATGGAAATCTGGCCTGCGTATGAACATATCAGTTTGCAGTCATTTGTCAGACACGGTTTGCCGCCAATAATGATCTTGGGCTTTGTGGGAATAAAGCTTCCCGCAGGAGCCGGTACACATGGCTGCGGTGTCAGGACTCCCAATGCTGCTGCAGTTGCTGCAGCGACCTGGGGATTTGCAAGTGATGTGCACATACCGAATGGGCCTACATTAGAGAGCGGAGCTGAATCGGCAATTGTTGCGCAGGGCTTTCCGCCTGCAAGAACCTTTGCCTGACTTGTTACTTTAATCGGTGCAGGCGCCGTTCCCATGGAACATACGCATGTACCGGACATTGTTACAAGCTCACTCATCTTTTTCTCCATCCTTCCAATCTAAAGATTTTTCTTTGTCGGAGCCTTTAAGAAGATTTATCTCCCCTGCTTCAAGATGAAAATCAAGTTTCCTGAAATACTCTTTACCATCAATCCCAAAACGAATAAGATACGGTAAAGATTCACCTTCATCTCTCACCTTGAGAGTAAATCTGTCTCCAGGACCGGCTCTTCCGTAAATTAACCGGTAGATTTTGTCATTAGGTCTGTGTTCATTTTGCAATTTTTCTGTCAAAATGAAACTGTTTTCGGTGTCACGCCCTTTGACCTCAAAGCAGTCGTAGCGCCCTTCTGCTTCATTAAATATTGCATATTTCATAAGGTCGAGCCTTACACCTCCTCCCGGCACAAGGGGAAGAAGGTTCATTTTATATACATCCCTCTTACTCGCCTCGCTGTGGAAGATTCCTATCGGACGACTTAAGCTTATCGCCTCGATATATTCCAGTCCTGAAAGGTTTCCGGTAATCTTTAGTACATCGCCACCTAATCGATTTTTCTCTGACGGCATCAGGAAAACATCTAACATAGGAAACCTATGATCCAGCTCATTTGTTTTCACCTGCATTGTCATTTCGTCGTATCCGTAAACATTGATCTGCATAAGAAAGTCTTCTTTGCAAAGGTTTACGAAAACAAACACTGCACTCTCTTTTTTCATGGGTATAACTCTTTCCCCATCAATCATAAAGTGCAAATCCGTCTCGGTTATCTCTCTACCGGTTGTGGTATCGAGTAGCCGCACCGCAAGTGTAAGTTTTGCTGTAATCACCTTAGTCACTTAATAGCTTTACCCCCTTTCTTCGCCGGTAATTCCAATTTCAAAGCTCGCATCAGTAACGCGCGGTGTATTAACAACTTCTGCGCTTGACAGGTATACCGGGCCCGCCTTATAAAACAGGCTAAGCTGATAGGGCTTATTGATTGCCTGCCACACCCTTACCTTTTCCTCCAGACTTATCTTCGCTTGAGACAGTACTATCGGAGGTTCCTGAGTTTCGAGCCATGATTGGAGTTCGTTGGGTCTGACGGAATTGTTGTCATTCACGATCTGCGCTATTTTCCCAACTATTTTTTGCATATCCGGATCTTTAAGACCCATTTGTCCGGATCCGTTTATGAAGACCATATAATATAGTGCATATGGTCTTGGCGGTCTTGATATTTCTGCCTTTCCCCTCTGAACATATCTTGGAGAAGACACCTCCATCTCTTCACGTATGTCATAGAGATACACCCCTACAAGATAATCAACATCCTGAGATGCCGGAGATGAAATCTCTATATTATTAGGTGATGGAATGGGCTCAGGACACATCTTTTCGCGAAGTGTCCTTACTATGTATGAACTTACGTCAGAAATAATAGGGTAATCTGCCATATTTTCCTTTCTGTTCTTTTATTTCTTAAAGAATTCCTGAAGCTCATCAACGTATCCGTCAATCCTTGTCTTCTTTGTTGTATTCAGACAGATTGCGTAATCAGTACCGTAAATGTATTCGGCACAGCATTTAAAATAGCTTAGTGCGTCATCCTCTGATATATAAACCGTACCACTATATTCAATCTTATTAGCCATTTTTTCAGGCTCTGCAGACATACTCTGCTTGCGCATTTCATCACTTCCGCGTTTAAAAATATATATGACTGCACCTTTTGTCATTGTTGCTGTAGACTTATTGTCATCATAGAAATATCTAAAGTCTGTGCAGTTTGAAATAGTGTCCATTGCTATATATTCGATGGATTTATCAGCTGTATACTGCCTGTACATATTCTTATTGCCGTCTGAAATCATCTTTGCCACTATGGTCTTTGTTACGTCCTTTGCAGGATTTATTCCCATCCTGGCAAGAGTTGATGCCACAGCACAGGCAACAGCAAGATCATCGGCTTTCATATCATCAATACTTCCTCCGACAGTTTCCTCCAGCTGAGCTAAAAGAGCATCTGCGTCCACGGAGGTGATATTCTCTTTCATAGACTCCTTGGCATCCTTGATACCTGAGAGAGTGCTTGTTGATGCGCCGCTACCTGCTGCCTTCTCAAGAAGTGCATCAAGAGCTTCTTCAGCACCAAGTCCCGCAAGGGCCTCAGCTATTCCCGAAAGATCTGCATCAGCATTATCTGCAAGCTTTTCAAGAGCCTTGTCTATGAGTTCCTCCGTAAGCGAAGCCGTAGGATCTACTGCCTGTTTGCTATCTGCCTTATCAGAAGATCCGGCCCCCTTGTCTGCAGCGTCTTTATTGGCATCCTCCTCCGCTTCTTTCTCAAGCATTTCATCACGGGCCTTTTGTATCATATCTATAGTATCCTTGGATGCTCCGACCTCTTTTGCTTTATCAAGAATGGAATTAAGATCAGCTGCTGTTCCTGCATCCTTTAGCATATCCACTTCTGCAGACACATCGGCATTGTGATCTTTATCAAGCTTAATCTTTGCGCTTTGCTCTATTTTGTCATTAAGAGTTGCACTCGGATCTATGCCATTTTCATTATCTTTTGTGCTTTCATTGCCTTTGGCGCTTTCGCTACCTTTGGCACCTTCATTCCCGGACGCACCGCTTACTGTTTCTTCAGCTTTGTTTTTAGCATCTTCAATCTCTTTTATCTTATCAGCGTCTGCACCTTCTTCCTTTAATTTTGAAAGAAGCTTATCAAGCACATCTGTAGCACCTATATCAGCAAGTACGCCCAAAGCTCCCGATATATCTTTGTCAGGATTATCCTTAAGCTTTTCAGCAAGTTTATTTACAAGTTTTTCCTCAGGCAAAAGCTTAGGCGTATTCTTACCTGCGTCAGTGCCTGAACCTGTTCCTGCACCGCTTCCTGTTCCTGCTCCTGCTCCGGCTCCTGTGCCTGTACCTGCTCCGCTTCCTGCACCTGTACCTGCACCTGTACCTGCACCTGTACCTGCTCCGCTTCCTGCCCCGGTTCCTGTGCCTGTACCTGCTCCGCTTCCTGCTCCCTGGCCAGTTCCCAAACCTGTTCCTGCTCCGCTTCCTGTACCTTTGCCCTTGTCAGAGCTTTCTCCTGCAGCCAGTTCTTTGGCAACTTTTTCTGCTTCATCTGCAATATCATTATCTACCGCAGCAATCTTTGCATCATATGCTGCTGCTCCTGCAAGATCATTGTTATCAAGACACTCATCTCTCTTTTTCTGCAGTTCTGCTTTCTTTTCCTTAAGTTCATCTGATTTGGACTTTAATGATTCATCAGAATTTTTTATCTTCTGCGCCTCATCTTTAAGCCATACGATATGTGCCTGAACAGAAGAAGTTGAATATGTCTTGTAATCATCAGACGGTATTCCGGAAAGAAGCTTTTCCGACCAGCTGATTCTTTCATTTACAAATTCCAGAGCATTTGATGCAGAATCTCTTTGCCTCATTGCCTCTATCAGATATTGAAGCATCGACCTGTCACCTTCTTCACCGGATTTCTGATCCTCCAATGAACTCTTTTTCAATCCTACTGAGGAAAGCGTCGCATATTCAGAGTTAACTCCTGCTGTAGCCGATCCCGCATATTTATCAGAAGCAAGACCTATAAGGCTTCCCTTTAAAAGTGAGAGCTCTCCGTTTTTATCTCCGATTATGTTGTCTCGAATATTGGTCGCATATTTTAAGTATTCTACGGGACCGCCCACTGAGCTTCCCGAAGTCTGTTCAATAATCTGGCTGCTATACTCATAAATAGCATGTCCAAGAATATCATCAGAATCCACAAGTGCTTTGGAAAGATGCTTGGTATAGCTGTCACTGCAGTTGGACATTGCGGTTCCTATGGCATCAAGTATTGCTGAGTCTGCACTGAAAGGATACTCTGAGGGTGTTAATTCATCATATTTATAATCATCATTACCTTTATTAGCTTCTTCTGCTCTCTTCTTCTTTTCCTTTTCATATTTGTCAAGAACAGTCCACCATCCGTTGGGATTAGATATTATCCCCAGTCTTTCGAAAAGAATGTTGATAAACGGTAACGCACTATTATTTCCGGTAAAATTATGCTTTAAAGAGTCCTCTAATTCTCTTGTGTATTCAGGCTGTGATGCAGCATTGGTCTCAACGCTTGAATCCTTAAATTTTCCGTAAGGTGTATAGTAGCTTCCGCTTGCAAGAGTATAAAGAGTGTTGAGGAGGTTACTGTCAAGCTCCGCTAGTCTCTCCATTATCAGTGCTCTTCTTGTGGCATCAACCTTTTCCATAAGTCCGAATACCAGGCTGGCCTCATCCTCTTTTCCTGCTGCCTTTAAAGCAATATAGCTGTTATTAAGTCCTTTTAGCTGTTCATCACACTTATTAGTCTGTTCATCCCTTAAATCCAGATTAAAAAATGTACTGAGTATCTGATAGTAATAAACATCACTTCTGATATTTCCTGAATCCATGGAGCCTTTTCCATCAAGGAAATCATCCTGTGTAATACTTTTAGCCGACTGTGACATAGTAAACTGATTTCTTATGGGATCAAGTTCTTCAAGGGATGCCAGGTCATAAGGATTTGGAACATCAAAGGGATTAATTGCCGCAAGTGTTTTTGCATCCTTCATTATTCCGTCAGCCCCCACATAGTAGGTAACGTATAACGGATTTATGGTATCAATGCTCTCGGGCTTACCCTCTGAAGAAATGCCTTTTACCCCGTTCTCTATATCACCGACATTAAACCATTTACCATCGGAAAGTTCTGATTTATAGTACACTTCGCTTTGTCCCGAAGCACTTCCCGATTCCTTTGCTCTGTCATAAAGCTGGTCGTTTAAGGCATCCTTGTGGATGATATATGTACCTATAAACAGTACTGAATCATCCACTTTTGTCTTTGAAGAAAATTCCTGATAAGTAGTCCCTTTTTCAGGATCAAAGACTGCCTTTGTGGTAGCTGTATGCGAAAGTGCCGCAGCAACCAGACTTATAGAAACAGCAAATACCGTAAATCTCTTTATGAACTTAATCGGTAATTCATTCTTACCTTTCATCATTCATCTTCCTTTTTTATAACCGTAGAACTTGCTTCTACCAATCTTCCCTTATTGATCAAGGCTCCACCCGCATCATAAAACTCTATCGTAAGATCTGAAAGTGACTCTTGTATGATGGAAATATATTTAAGTGATTTCTTAATATCAACAGGTGTATCTCCGCCAAGAGGCTTTCCATCTTCCGTAAGAACCTTGAAGCTCTTAATATCCGAATCAATCATTTTAAATGAAAGCTCTACTATTCCGGTTGTTTCACTTATATTAACTTCATAAGTACCCAGCTGATCCGATTCTACTTTCTTAATATCAAATCCGCTTGTAATAGTGAGCGGCCCTGATTCAGTCGACGGATCAATAATACAGTCATCTACAAATGTATCACCGTTATAAAGTCTTATCTTTGCCTGCGATACGTTATCTACCGTAAGTGTAAGATGCCTTAATTTTTTATCCTTAGGTGTCCTCTCACCTATAAGTATGTTATCAACCCATAGCTCATAGTCAGTAATATCTATGTCAAAGTCCTCAGGAATCATCAGTGAAAGTTCAAATTCCTGTTTTTGGATTATTGACCTTAAGGTATAATAGGCACCCTGAAGCTCATTTTTTTCAACATAGCTTTCTCCGACTACCGCAGTTTTTAAGTCGGCATCCGTTCCGGATAGCAATCCGCTTATTCCGCCGCAGGTCAGTCTGTCAAAAGAGTAAAGCGTCGTGGTATAAAGCTTCATAGCGTCAAACATGCTATTTTGCAGTTCTTCATAGCTTTCCATCTCAGAATCATATTCATCAAAGGTCAGCTCTCCCATTCTGTTCTTTATTTCATCCTTCTTAAGATTCTTCTCAGCATTATCAACATCCTTTAAATATTGCTTATATGAGTTTTTAACCGATACATAATTGTTAAAAGTATCAATAACGCTCTGATCAAGTTCCTCTTTTGCTGCTTTCTTTTCATTCAGAGCAGTAGCATAATCTAAAGTATTCTGATACAGAACATATGGATCATCATCAATATATCTGCTGCCATCCATGTCTCCCTTAAACCAGAGCCTTGGAATCTTGAAAAAGATAATCCTTTTCGAACCTTCCCAGTAGCTGTCAATCTTTTTTATAAAAGACTTGTAAGAAGCCATGAATGTCTTTTTATTTATTTTGTCACCATTGATGGCAGCATTTACATAACCCGCTATAAGGTTGTAATCTCCGCCATACTTATTGGCCATAAGACCTTTATTTATCATCAATTCAGCTCTTGCAGTTGCCTCAGCTATGCATGCTTCATAATATGTCTCATCCCTGTCCTCAGTATATTCAATGAGTGCATCCAGCTTTGATCTCTCCAGGGTCG harbors:
- a CDS encoding phage tail protein, which gives rise to MATAYENGKGSAYPLTKMNFIVTVDSISGTAAFSEVTGVEASVDVIEFRQGNSGSLAPVKLPGLVKHGNVTLKMGYILSSAFKTWVMDCVSETRGLPPRHNVIIELIDINGGAPTATVTSATGTVQWTLTNAWVTKYNAPDLDAKNSDVAIETVEIAYEELVIPN
- a CDS encoding phage tail sheath family protein; protein product: MAEYFSPGVYVEEYDNSPRSIEGVGTSTAGFIGLAEKGPIVGAPVLITNMKSFKQNFGGYLTEFGYGEYRFLANSVEQFFENGGTKCFVMRVAPKDAKEATAKKGILTVTASSPGAWGNKVQIAVSTSKRKKLQLTEKTETAYIARSIEGFREGDIVEFEGTYTKIKTIFDREVTFEDELPDTVIDPGLVPKSVLYLVTIDMTVRYSDETENYQDLSLNIESPRYIGSRLDSSEIIKIEVALPKETGNPVEAILGEGQTDGIFYLEGGADGSVSKVDAGTFIGEDNGPGKRSGLQSFVDNNLISMLAIPGVTIPEVIVSLVGHCEKLGSRFAVLDMPRDSYKVQDLLNYRQIVDSTYCAMYHPWIKAYDRSSNKPDFFPPSGAVMGVFARTDIDRGVHKAPANEVVFCTGLSVNYTKEEQDFLNPEGVNLIRSLPGQGIRIWGARTASSNSSFKYVNVRRLFIYVEESIKKNTNWVVFEPNDSTLWQRVNLTISNFLDGLWRNGMLAGESAAESFFVDIGPSTMSKDDIMNGRLICNIGIAPSRPAEFVIFRVTQHTAEAGGGAEE
- a CDS encoding DUF4280 domain-containing protein; this translates as MEKKMSELVTMSGTCVCSMGTAPAPIKVTSQAKVLAGGKPCATIADSAPLSNVGPFGMCTSLANPQVAAATAAALGVLTPQPCVPAPAGSFIPTKPKIIIGGKPCLTNDCKLICSYAGQISIVNPAQVKATAQ
- a CDS encoding DUF4255 domain-containing protein produces the protein MADYPIISDVSSYIVRTLREKMCPEPIPSPNNIEISSPASQDVDYLVGVYLYDIREEMEVSSPRYVQRGKAEISRPPRPYALYYMVFINGSGQMGLKDPDMQKIVGKIAQIVNDNNSVRPNELQSWLETQEPPIVLSQAKISLEEKVRVWQAINKPYQLSLFYKAGPVYLSSAEVVNTPRVTDASFEIGITGEERG
- a CDS encoding TolC family protein codes for the protein MRELHEKLNIGIRMWLAVVTVCTFMTSMCPSSTALVAHAEIPTKKVLTLKACRNLAIQNSTDYESAEMAIESKKAAYESAVKAINLKKLSMAQFRWSPLLSFKFPTSPDFSEASEFTYKPISIQYEIQIAEHKLQDKTYEIAEKVNNLFVEIVVLQESLAFNERRLEVLKTGLARNEKKLLIGQANKSDVEKLQKKVETVTGKIAADKRNYEANLKKLSNMLGLDVTTGYSFEKPFVEATLERSKLDALIEYTEDRDETYYEACIAEATARAELMINKGLMANKYGGDYNLIAGYVNAAINGDKINKKTFMASYKSFIKKIDSYWEGSKRIIFFKIPRLWFKGDMDGSRYIDDDPYVLYQNTLDYATALNEKKAAKEELDQSVIDTFNNYVSVKNSYKQYLKDVDNAEKNLKKDEIKNRMGELTFDEYDSEMESYEELQNSMFDAMKLYTTTLYSFDRLTCGGISGLLSGTDADLKTAVVGESYVEKNELQGAYYTLRSIIQKQEFELSLMIPEDFDIDITDYELWVDNILIGERTPKDKKLRHLTLTVDNVSQAKIRLYNGDTFVDDCIIDPSTESGPLTITSGFDIKKVESDQLGTYEVNISETTGIVELSFKMIDSDIKSFKVLTEDGKPLGGDTPVDIKKSLKYISIIQESLSDLTIEFYDAGGALINKGRLVEASSTVIKKEDE